In the genome of Vicia villosa cultivar HV-30 ecotype Madison, WI linkage group LG7, Vvil1.0, whole genome shotgun sequence, one region contains:
- the LOC131616145 gene encoding very-long-chain aldehyde decarbonylase CER1-like codes for MLPINSVICMLFKTQRKTTLVCFSKENHSMASRPGILTDWPWKPLGSFKYVVLVPWVIHSSYSLLVKDKNERDVSTFLVFPFLLWRVLHNQIWITLSRYRTAKGNNRIVDKGIEFDQVDREKEWDDQILFNGLLYYLACYTLEGASRLPLWRTDGVIIAALLHTGPVEFLYYWLHRALHHHFLYSRYHSHHHSSIVTEPITSVIHPFAEHISYFLLFAIPKLTLVFSNKASIVAMVGYVTYIDFMNNLGHCNFEVVPKWLFDIFPPLKYFMYTPSFHSLHHTQFRTNYSLFMPLYDYIYGTMDKTSDEVHELALKRKEETPNVVHLTHLTTPESIYHLRFGFAHLASKPYTSKWYLWLMWPLTAWSMLLTWVYGRTFIVERNRFDDKLNLQTWAIPKYSVQYLLQWQKVTINKMIEDAILDADKKGIEVLSLGLMNQGEELNIYGGLYVNRHPKLNVKVVDGSSLVVATVLNSIPKGTTQVLLRGKFTKVAYAIAFTLCQQGVQVTTMHEDDYVKLKKSLINTSEITNLVNTKSCTQMVWLVGDGLTEEEQMKAPKGTLFIPYSPFPPKKHRKDCSYHCTPAMLTPKSIENVHSCEDWLPRRVMSAWRIAGIVHSLEGWSEHECGYKMNNIDKVWNSALKHGFQPLNASFKKLDHYN; via the exons ATGTTGCCTATAAATAGTGTCATATGTATGTTATTCAAAACACAAAGAAAAACAACACTTGTGTGTTTTTCTAAAGAAAATCATAGTATGGCTTCAAGACCAGGAATCCTCACTGATTGGCCATGGAAGCCTCTTGGAAGCTTTAAG TATGTGGTATTAGTTCCTTGGGTGATTCACAGTTCTTATTCATTGTTGGTGAAGGATAAAAATGAAAGGGATGTATCAACCTTTCTCGTGTTCCCATTTTTGCTATGGAGGGTTCTTCATAATCAAATATGGATCACTCTTTCTCGTTATCGAACAGCTAAAGGAAATAATAGAATTGTTGACAAAGGAATTGAGTTTGATCAAGTTGATAGAGAAAAAGAATG GGATGACCAAATATTGTTCAATGGATTGCTATATTATTTGGCATGCTATACCTTAGAAGGAGCATCACGTCTTCCACTATGGAGAACTGATGGAGTAATTATTGCAGCATTGCTTCATACTGGACCAGTGGAGTTTCTATACTATTGGTTACATAGAGCACTTCATCATCACTTTCTTTACTCTAGATATCATTCTCATCATCATTCTTCCATTGTTACAGAACCAATAACTT ctgtcatccatcCATTTGCCGAACACATATCATATTTCCTTCTATTTGCAATACCCAAATTGACCCTGGTCTTCTCAAACAAAGCTTCCATTGTAGCCATGGTTGGATATGTCACTTACATTGATTTCATGAACAATTTAGGTCATTGCAACTTTGAAGTTGTTCCTAAATGGCTCTTTGATATCTTTCCCCCTCTCAAGTATTTCATGTACACTCCATC GTTTCACTCTTTGCACCATACTCAATTTAGAACAAACTACTCACTTTTCATGCCACTTTATGACTACATTTATGGGACAATGGACAAGACCTCTGATGAAGTACATGAGTTGGCAttaaaaagaaaggaagagacaCCAAATGTTGTCCACTTAACACATTTAACAACCCCTGAATCCATTTATCATCTAAGATTTGGATTTGCTCACTTAGCTTCTAAGCCATACACATCAAAATGGTATCTTTGGTTGATGTGGCCTCTTACAGCTTGGTCCATGTTACTCACATGGGTTTACGGTAGAACATTCATTGTTGAAAGAAAccgttttgatgataaacttaaCCTTCAAACTTGGGCAATTCCTAAGTACAGTGTTCAG tACTTGCTTCAATGGCAAAAAGTTACCATCAACAAAATGATTGAGGATGCAATACTAGATGCTGACAAAAAGGGCATAGAAGTGTTGAGCTTAGGTCTAATGAATCAAGGGGAAGAACTTAACATCTATGGAGGATTATATGTTAATAGACATCCTAAACTTAATGTTAAGGTTGTTGATGGTAGTAGCCTAGTTGTTGCTACTGTCCTTAATAGCATTCCAAAAGGAACAACTCAAGTATTGCTAAGAGGAAAATTCACCAAAGTTGCTTATGCTATTGCCTTCACATTGTGCCAACAAGGAGTTCAG GTAACTACAATGCATGAGGATGATTATGTGAAGCTCAAAAAGTCATTGATCAATACCTCTGAAATTACAAATTTGGTCAACACAAAAAGTTGCACTCAAATG GTTTGGTTAGTGGGAGATGGATTAACTGAAGAAGAACAGATGAAAGCACCAAAAGGAACATTATTTATTCCATATTCACCATTCCCACCAAAGAAACATCGTAAAGATTGTTCATACCATTGCACTCCAGCAATGCTAACTCCCAAATCTATTGAAAATGTCCATTCTTGTGAG GATTGGTTGCCAAGGAGGGTAATGAGTGCATGGCGTATTGCTGGGATAGTGCACTCATTAGAAGGGTGGAGTgaacatgaatgtggctacaaaATGAATAACATTGACAAAGTTTGGAACTCAGCTCTTAAACATGGATTCCAACCTCTGAATGCTTCATTCAAAAAGTTAGATCATTATAATTAA